The proteins below are encoded in one region of Flammeovirga kamogawensis:
- a CDS encoding replication initiation protein: protein MDILNKIRTSSNKVKRSNRFIKAKQKKPLPLVSQKLLLFAFTLNDLTVEDEIEFKVSEFLGRHPGGKDLKQLDFGCDALSSAKITLGEGDHDSKTFDREYIPLFSKIKLDKTSIKFQFNGNFKNILSPSSNYTQYLYSSVRHMRSPHAVRMYDLLSQGVGKYNSRKISVEELKSILGLSESKSYKSFAAFNRSILQKCLKDINENTDLEVNLELIKTGRRCTHLEFFFKKKEKEQPKTIEIGQTANQPANNTAQEPQQNSLQQKMKMLQSLGFSREEILRELLKTDVEVGGNEQEDTIDVDPVTVTEQPTQQTVTTPRTASQGSLDFDFQEKVNKLHLRLNEIGLTADIVSIAIKKYQSDPNWKIWPELNNVKMAMRDGASYPNKHTLKKWIIDQK from the coding sequence ATGGACATTTTAAATAAAATTCGAACAAGTAGTAATAAAGTAAAGAGAAGTAACCGATTTATTAAGGCGAAGCAAAAGAAACCCCTTCCCTTAGTATCTCAGAAGCTACTCCTATTTGCCTTTACATTAAATGATTTAACAGTAGAGGATGAAATCGAATTTAAAGTCTCCGAATTTTTAGGTCGACATCCAGGAGGAAAAGATTTAAAACAACTGGATTTTGGTTGTGATGCTTTATCGAGTGCAAAAATAACACTTGGAGAGGGAGATCATGATTCTAAAACATTTGATAGAGAGTATATTCCACTTTTCAGTAAAATTAAGTTAGACAAAACGTCTATAAAGTTTCAGTTTAATGGAAACTTTAAGAACATCTTATCACCCAGTTCTAATTATACACAATACCTGTATTCTAGTGTACGCCACATGCGTTCTCCTCATGCAGTAAGAATGTATGATTTACTCTCTCAGGGAGTTGGCAAATACAATTCTAGAAAGATATCTGTAGAGGAACTTAAATCTATATTAGGTCTTTCAGAATCAAAATCTTATAAAAGTTTTGCAGCTTTTAATAGATCAATTTTACAGAAGTGTTTAAAAGATATTAATGAGAATACAGATTTAGAAGTTAATCTCGAATTAATAAAAACTGGTAGAAGATGTACACATTTAGAGTTCTTCTTTAAGAAAAAAGAAAAAGAACAACCTAAAACAATAGAAATTGGACAAACAGCCAATCAACCTGCAAATAATACAGCTCAGGAGCCTCAACAAAATAGCTTACAACAGAAAATGAAGATGCTCCAATCTTTAGGTTTTTCTAGAGAGGAGATTTTAAGAGAATTATTAAAAACTGATGTAGAAGTTGGAGGTAACGAACAAGAAGATACAATAGATGTTGATCCTGTAACAGTAACTGAACAACCAACACAACAGACTGTAACCACTCCTAGGACAGCTTCACAAGGTTCTTTAGACTTCGATTTTCAAGAAAAAGTAAATAAACTCCATTTAAGATTAAATGAGATTGGTTTAACTGCAGATATTGTTTCAATTGCTATTAAGAAGTACCAGTCTGATCCTAATTGGAAAATATGGCCAGAATTGAATAACGTGAAGATGGCAATGAGAGATGGGGCTAGTTACCCAAATAAGCATACACTTAAGAAATGGATTATTGATCAGAAATAA
- a CDS encoding YchJ family protein gives MKELKECPCRSGKTYKECCEIAHKDIMNVKTAEQLMRSRYTAFTMADGNYLHKSHYTKTRPSSKAERRDTERWAKAVQWIKLDILNVIDGKEGDTTGVVEFKAYFIDKHIPGIIHEKSTFRKENGHWVYDAAI, from the coding sequence ATGAAAGAATTGAAAGAATGCCCTTGTAGGTCTGGAAAAACATATAAAGAATGTTGTGAAATAGCACATAAAGATATTATGAATGTAAAGACTGCTGAACAGTTAATGCGTTCCAGATATACAGCATTTACAATGGCAGATGGAAATTACCTTCATAAAAGCCATTACACTAAAACAAGACCTTCCAGTAAGGCAGAACGTAGAGATACAGAAAGATGGGCAAAAGCTGTACAATGGATTAAGTTAGACATTCTAAATGTAATTGATGGTAAAGAAGGTGATACCACAGGAGTGGTAGAATTTAAAGCTTACTTTATCGATAAGCATATACCAGGTATTATTCATGAAAAATCTACATTTAGAAAAGAAAATGGACATTGGGTTTATGACGCCGCTATCTAG
- a CDS encoding M15 family metallopeptidase translates to MQTIKVIFKYLLLLTTLFIILTFTCYLIYPKRTISTLKSGVVIVLKTVNRTNPYPTTNGVHPILATKVKKVLAEAHSKGIDLRVVRGFRSFTEQEKLFNQGRTTKGGIVTNAIPGLSYHNYGWAVDVCEYKNGKPYWNSKNWGIIGDFGKKQGLVWGGDWTNFVDRPHLQLSIQDILTEVIF, encoded by the coding sequence ATGCAAACGATTAAAGTAATTTTTAAATACCTATTACTACTAACAACTTTATTTATTATCCTTACTTTTACCTGTTATCTGATTTACCCTAAAAGAACGATTTCTACTCTAAAAAGTGGTGTAGTAATCGTTTTAAAAACCGTAAACAGAACAAATCCATACCCAACTACGAATGGTGTACATCCAATTTTAGCAACTAAAGTGAAGAAAGTATTGGCAGAAGCACATTCAAAAGGAATAGATCTACGTGTGGTAAGAGGTTTTAGAAGTTTTACCGAACAAGAAAAGTTATTTAATCAAGGTCGGACAACAAAAGGAGGTATTGTTACAAACGCAATTCCTGGGTTGTCATATCATAATTATGGGTGGGCAGTAGATGTTTGTGAATACAAAAATGGAAAACCTTATTGGAATTCTAAGAATTGGGGTATCATTGGCGATTTTGGCAAAAAACAAGGATTAGTTTGGGGTGGTGATTGGACAAATTTTGTAGACAGACCTCACCTACAATTATCTATACAAGATATTCTCACAGAGGTTATTTTTTAA
- a CDS encoding GIY-YIG nuclease family protein: MQEQFFYAVATIFALVFVLLIPVMFLIRGKKIKKQNELLSVKSNSDDKFNELQKKNDELLNELEIQKNEYNSKLNDLERELVVKGDNLTALANRLINDYVDFLSTKVTSSNYVEVKHQLEEIFEFCEVHSFKDEEGKAKSKKDLKHRFEELVRKEIQVQEQTRLQNQMHDEKVMQGKVKQELERLKLEKENLSEALNTAVQEANEKQVELLQLKLNRVEENIERATSQSKNTTSGFVYILSNFGAFGEDVFKIGMTQDENPNRLINEFGNATVPYPFDIHAMIPSDNAAVLLETLHSQLNKYRVNRVDLEKNFFSVSIQNIIDIVEEVEGKVTFTKDPEALEYFRSMETTAEELNYLSKIKK, from the coding sequence ATGCAAGAGCAATTTTTCTACGCAGTTGCAACTATTTTTGCCTTAGTATTTGTTTTGTTAATTCCGGTAATGTTTCTGATTAGAGGAAAAAAAATTAAAAAGCAGAATGAATTACTTAGTGTTAAATCTAATTCTGATGATAAATTTAATGAGCTTCAAAAGAAAAATGATGAGCTTCTTAATGAGTTAGAAATACAGAAAAATGAATACAATTCTAAATTAAATGATTTAGAACGTGAATTGGTAGTTAAAGGAGATAACTTAACAGCTTTAGCAAACCGATTAATAAATGACTATGTTGATTTTTTATCTACAAAAGTAACTTCTAGTAATTATGTTGAAGTGAAACACCAATTAGAAGAAATTTTTGAGTTCTGTGAGGTTCATAGTTTTAAAGATGAAGAAGGGAAGGCAAAATCAAAAAAGGATTTAAAGCATCGCTTTGAAGAATTGGTTAGAAAAGAAATTCAAGTGCAAGAACAAACGCGTTTACAAAATCAAATGCATGATGAGAAAGTGATGCAAGGAAAAGTAAAGCAAGAGTTAGAACGTCTGAAATTAGAAAAAGAAAATTTATCGGAAGCTTTAAATACTGCAGTACAAGAAGCAAACGAGAAACAAGTAGAGTTACTTCAATTAAAATTAAATAGAGTAGAAGAGAATATTGAAAGAGCTACTTCTCAATCTAAAAATACAACTTCTGGTTTTGTATATATACTTTCCAATTTTGGTGCTTTTGGAGAAGATGTGTTCAAAATAGGAATGACACAAGACGAAAACCCAAATAGATTAATTAATGAGTTTGGAAACGCTACAGTACCTTACCCGTTCGATATACATGCAATGATACCGTCTGACAATGCTGCTGTTTTATTAGAGACATTACACAGTCAGTTGAATAAGTATAGAGTAAATAGGGTTGATTTAGAGAAAAATTTCTTTTCTGTCTCCATTCAGAATATTATAGATATTGTAGAAGAAGTAGAAGGCAAAGTAACATTTACGAAAGATCCAGAAGCTTTAGAATATTTTAGATCGATGGAAACCACAGCTGAAGAACTAAATTACTTATCTAAAATAAAGAAATAA
- a CDS encoding ParB/Srx family N-terminal domain-containing protein — protein MLNLDKFKQKEEKRIKEGKTTLREKKSQEKLTQIDYKSPGAFHIEPEFRELIRKQNDDEAANFEVSIKEEGVREPILYWTHTLRDKSGARVVHTVVDGHHRCEAAIKLNLDFIPSKEMKFESYNDVRIWMLRNQLGRRNIGDAEKIRIALQLTEFLSIEAKERKKKQVEAFNKGAAEKTNATIQKTTGKEVVSVEQQDINAFKSDLNIGSSGKINRAEEAAKIAGVSTKNVTKMKKVIEKGSNDLLSSVMDGVTSIHKAWSDIRNKEKESKINSSKSKKVVEKELTPRQIQLLLNNKDSIATISRVALAFRHPDVAFDTLNLSGLRYTHFNDFSARYIEQNQQVRQSKNIDVVQLVKLNEKEYAPAIVGYQIFSTIADLENLHSLEELSRFCHKFYVVVHEKLQDEAVLQVQKQNLTIGVLSITADKKIKSIHESHYNMVEEHQELQIMRESFSRMSK, from the coding sequence ATGCTGAACCTAGATAAGTTTAAACAAAAAGAGGAAAAAAGGATAAAAGAGGGTAAAACAACCCTTCGTGAAAAGAAATCACAAGAAAAATTAACGCAAATAGATTATAAATCTCCAGGTGCTTTTCATATTGAACCAGAATTTAGGGAACTTATTCGTAAACAAAACGACGATGAAGCAGCTAATTTTGAAGTATCAATTAAAGAAGAAGGTGTAAGAGAGCCAATTTTGTATTGGACACACACTTTAAGAGATAAATCTGGTGCTAGGGTTGTACATACTGTTGTGGATGGCCACCATAGATGCGAAGCAGCGATTAAGTTGAATTTAGATTTTATCCCTTCTAAAGAGATGAAATTTGAATCTTATAACGATGTACGTATTTGGATGCTGCGTAACCAATTAGGAAGAAGAAACATTGGGGATGCAGAGAAAATCAGAATTGCGTTACAGTTAACAGAGTTTTTAAGCATAGAAGCAAAAGAACGTAAAAAGAAACAAGTTGAAGCTTTCAATAAAGGAGCTGCTGAAAAAACAAATGCAACAATACAAAAAACAACTGGAAAGGAAGTTGTTTCTGTGGAACAACAAGATATAAATGCTTTTAAAAGTGATTTAAACATAGGTTCTTCAGGAAAAATTAATAGAGCTGAAGAAGCAGCTAAAATTGCTGGAGTTTCCACGAAAAATGTCACTAAAATGAAGAAAGTGATAGAAAAGGGATCAAATGATCTACTTTCATCTGTGATGGATGGTGTCACTTCAATACATAAAGCGTGGTCTGATATTCGAAATAAAGAAAAGGAATCGAAAATTAATAGTTCTAAGTCTAAAAAAGTAGTAGAGAAAGAACTTACTCCACGTCAGATTCAATTGCTTTTAAATAATAAAGATTCAATTGCTACAATTAGTAGAGTAGCTTTAGCATTTCGTCATCCAGATGTAGCATTTGATACTTTAAACCTTTCAGGGCTTCGATATACTCACTTTAATGATTTTTCTGCTAGATATATTGAGCAGAATCAGCAAGTACGCCAGAGTAAGAATATAGACGTTGTACAGCTTGTAAAATTGAATGAGAAAGAATATGCTCCAGCCATTGTTGGTTATCAGATTTTTTCTACAATTGCAGACTTAGAAAACCTTCATTCTTTAGAGGAGTTATCACGCTTTTGTCATAAGTTTTATGTTGTTGTACATGAAAAACTACAAGATGAGGCGGTGCTTCAGGTACAAAAGCAAAACCTTACAATAGGTGTGCTTAGTATTACTGCTGACAAAAAGATAAAAAGCATTCATGAAAGCCATTACAATATGGTAGAGGAGCATCAGGAATTACAGATTATGCGAGAAAGCTTCTCACGAATGAGTAAATAA
- a CDS encoding protein phosphatase 2C domain-containing protein, whose amino-acid sequence MIQHVYKKGDIHSNHNEDAFYTYAINNKFTVMAVMDGCSTGVDSYFASALIKKLLKKICLELPQKKSLTDKLLIDDISLDALGKYITRTLFIQLIQIKNKLCLDYSELASTVLISVINTQTKKTWVMVSGDGMVNIDDEVIIIDQQNIPHFLCYFLESTFSNWFTNYTFHKEFSFHQKVILASDGVKSFKNKRLPTEKLLRTFLDKRTQQYFSESHKDDISIVCYSI is encoded by the coding sequence ATGATTCAACACGTCTATAAAAAAGGTGATATTCATTCTAACCATAATGAAGATGCGTTTTATACGTATGCTATAAACAATAAATTTACGGTGATGGCTGTAATGGATGGGTGTTCAACAGGTGTTGATAGTTATTTTGCATCTGCATTAATTAAAAAGCTATTGAAGAAAATTTGTTTAGAATTACCACAAAAGAAATCTTTAACAGATAAATTATTAATTGATGATATTAGCTTAGATGCTTTAGGGAAATACATTACAAGAACTTTATTTATTCAATTGATCCAAATAAAAAATAAACTATGTCTTGATTATTCAGAGTTAGCATCAACAGTATTAATTTCTGTAATTAATACACAAACAAAAAAAACTTGGGTTATGGTATCTGGTGATGGAATGGTAAATATTGATGATGAAGTGATTATCATTGATCAACAAAATATACCCCACTTTTTATGTTATTTCTTAGAAAGTACATTTTCTAATTGGTTTACAAATTATACCTTTCATAAGGAGTTTTCCTTTCATCAAAAAGTAATATTAGCCTCTGATGGTGTCAAAAGTTTTAAAAATAAAAGACTGCCCACAGAGAAGTTATTAAGGACATTCTTGGATAAAAGGACTCAACAATACTTTAGCGAATCGCATAAGGATGATATAAGTATAGTTTGCTATTCAATTTAA
- a CDS encoding ParB/RepB/Spo0J family partition protein has product MAKSKSFNFQMPSNTQSTIGKSLKAEVRDTISILPELEHYIRKLKPEEFAQLERSVQEEGCHDPLKIWKKNDDELYIIDGHHRFEICKKHDIEFKVEYKYYASIEEVKEYMIQLQLGRRNLNSNETSYYRGLHYNMHKSTENLGRAGSGGKLAQKLADLHGIGEKTIRRDASIASVVDALPTIERVMYLTGESTYTRARMLEAAKQLDEILDLVAFLKGEASTNQEVIQPRERDINYLGSYISKIDSQVKSWNKNLGTDEKQELISYLENVVNQLKK; this is encoded by the coding sequence ATGGCAAAAAGTAAGAGTTTTAATTTTCAGATGCCATCAAATACTCAATCAACGATTGGCAAAAGTTTAAAAGCTGAAGTAAGAGATACTATTTCAATTCTTCCGGAATTAGAGCATTATATAAGAAAGCTAAAACCTGAAGAATTTGCTCAGTTAGAACGTTCTGTACAAGAAGAAGGGTGTCATGACCCTTTAAAAATTTGGAAAAAAAATGATGATGAACTGTATATTATAGACGGTCATCATCGGTTTGAGATTTGCAAAAAACATGATATCGAATTTAAAGTTGAATACAAATATTATGCTTCTATAGAAGAAGTAAAAGAATATATGATTCAACTCCAGCTCGGTAGACGTAATTTAAATAGTAACGAAACTTCTTATTACCGTGGTTTGCATTACAATATGCATAAATCTACAGAAAACTTGGGTAGAGCTGGTAGTGGTGGAAAATTAGCTCAAAAATTAGCTGATTTACATGGAATAGGTGAGAAAACAATTCGTAGAGATGCATCTATTGCTAGTGTTGTTGATGCATTACCTACTATTGAAAGAGTTATGTATTTAACAGGAGAGTCTACATACACCAGAGCAAGAATGCTAGAAGCAGCTAAACAATTGGATGAAATCTTAGATTTAGTAGCTTTTCTAAAAGGAGAGGCATCCACTAATCAAGAAGTTATCCAACCTAGAGAAAGAGATATAAATTATTTAGGTTCATATATTTCTAAGATAGATTCACAGGTGAAATCTTGGAATAAAAATTTAGGCACTGATGAAAAACAAGAACTCATTTCTTATCTAGAAAATGTAGTGAATCAATTAAAAAAATAA
- a CDS encoding helix-turn-helix domain-containing protein: MIGDNIVKLRKKNNMQQKELAQLIDISVQGLIKWEKGKVEIPYSGLSKIADVFKVPLDYIVKGAPSKVISLINSKGGNTKSSLLRQIAVGIVTEYPEIKVLCIDTDPQQTLVMYSENGLHENIEVIGFDSNSIAVSEKYRKLIEESQYKYDYILVDTAGYVAVTDLLTSIIANSDVVVPITLNETALGPTISSISNIADVRDSLDLPTKIIGIRNRVNRTVKESKMPFELDGYMGLKLMDSFLPDAIQYQRDTNFSNTSITKEVREIVNELLPIID; encoded by the coding sequence ATGATCGGAGATAACATAGTAAAACTTCGTAAGAAAAATAATATGCAACAGAAGGAGTTAGCTCAGCTAATTGATATTTCTGTGCAAGGTTTAATTAAATGGGAGAAGGGAAAAGTAGAAATTCCTTACTCTGGTTTATCCAAAATAGCTGACGTATTCAAAGTTCCCCTAGATTATATCGTTAAAGGTGCACCTTCTAAGGTAATTTCTTTAATTAATTCTAAAGGAGGTAATACAAAATCCTCATTATTACGTCAAATAGCTGTAGGTATTGTTACAGAATACCCTGAAATAAAGGTTTTATGTATAGATACTGATCCTCAGCAAACATTGGTAATGTATTCTGAAAACGGATTGCATGAAAACATTGAAGTAATTGGGTTTGATTCCAATTCTATTGCAGTTTCTGAAAAATATAGAAAGCTAATAGAAGAAAGTCAGTATAAGTATGATTACATATTAGTAGATACTGCGGGGTATGTAGCCGTTACAGACTTGCTTACAAGCATTATCGCTAACTCTGATGTTGTTGTACCGATAACATTGAACGAGACGGCTCTAGGACCTACTATATCGAGTATTTCTAACATAGCAGATGTAAGAGACTCTTTAGATTTACCAACAAAGATTATTGGTATTAGAAATAGAGTGAATAGAACGGTAAAAGAATCTAAAATGCCATTCGAATTAGATGGTTATATGGGATTAAAATTGATGGATTCGTTCTTACCAGATGCAATTCAGTACCAAAGAGATACTAATTTTAGCAATACTTCAATCACTAAAGAAGTAAGGGAAATAGTAAATGAATTACTTCCTATTATTGATTAA
- a CDS encoding serine/threonine-protein kinase → MDKKLHQQASEILAKVLELPKNKALEYIKDACRNNEFLYNEVIGLYNEFTEVNINTNNTVKKKEVKQHFIFTNKQADKSSFINTLRVRLFTKKRSRLLLICTVLICLLGLGYSLRQEVYSTIIASELEEKIAQNETTAVILNDWVSTEKDKLERFAKTEIIRNLGKKLEQLEKKNLSIKEYNKVVIPLSDQILRIQDVYQMEAIGIISKNTPKVLLNSYHAKQGFASDFNFEQLGDAFYTPHIKAKSGETIFIPPIHNSESLFSKTILYKDADCIFLTPITDTNGNVLCILYSATFAKGKFSKLFIPSQHGHSSETYAIDNDFQMISKTRFNDQLKNTILIPNTPDATSIFYINIKNPGENIMAGNTPALPTSEWPLTESAKAIKRHLDQPSSYKNSGVIDHVYKNYQGVAVIGAWKWLDNLGFGIISEEYAEDSLDIIPKLDLLFIILYIIIAGLLFVLYNSNITLLRYNKKINQLHQLGQYKLLDKIGEGGFGEVYKAEHVLLKMPVAIKLLKKEISNDDSIMRFEKEVKITSSLKHPNTIKVYDFGRSPEGNFYYVMEYIKGITLSKALEIQQPFPLERVIHVLLQVCYSLQEAHKNNLVHRDLKPLNILLSQQGGAYDQVKLLDFGLVKNLENQDEEVTQMHKIGGTPMFMAPERLRDPLNSDTKVDIYALGALGLYMLSGKFLVELISQKVMSGEETIQGNFRDMLIDRNDVPDDLKEILLKCIRFDPSKRLQTVDTLIAVLEVQNKLHPWNREDAKAWWKTYDVY, encoded by the coding sequence ATGGATAAAAAGCTACATCAGCAAGCCTCTGAAATTTTGGCTAAGGTTTTAGAATTACCAAAAAACAAAGCTCTTGAATATATAAAAGATGCTTGCAGAAATAATGAGTTTTTGTATAATGAAGTTATCGGATTATATAACGAGTTTACAGAAGTAAATATAAACACAAATAACACTGTTAAAAAAAAGGAAGTTAAACAACACTTCATCTTTACAAATAAACAAGCTGATAAAAGTAGTTTTATAAATACATTAAGAGTTCGTCTATTTACAAAAAAACGTTCTAGATTACTTCTTATTTGTACTGTTTTAATTTGCCTACTAGGACTCGGGTATTCTTTAAGGCAAGAAGTTTATTCTACAATAATTGCTTCTGAATTAGAAGAGAAAATTGCTCAAAATGAAACAACTGCTGTAATACTTAATGATTGGGTATCTACTGAAAAAGATAAATTAGAAAGGTTTGCAAAAACAGAGATAATTAGAAATCTTGGAAAAAAATTAGAGCAATTAGAAAAAAAGAATCTCTCTATTAAAGAATACAATAAGGTGGTAATTCCTTTATCCGATCAGATTCTTAGAATACAAGATGTTTACCAAATGGAGGCTATTGGTATTATTAGTAAAAACACTCCTAAGGTATTACTCAATAGTTATCATGCTAAGCAAGGTTTTGCTTCTGATTTTAATTTTGAACAATTAGGAGACGCATTTTATACTCCTCATATAAAAGCTAAAAGTGGAGAAACTATTTTTATTCCACCAATTCATAATTCTGAATCTTTATTTTCTAAAACGATTTTATATAAAGATGCCGATTGTATTTTCCTAACTCCAATTACAGATACTAATGGAAATGTACTGTGCATTTTATACAGTGCCACTTTTGCTAAAGGTAAATTTTCTAAATTGTTTATTCCTAGTCAGCATGGTCATTCATCAGAAACTTATGCTATTGATAATGACTTTCAGATGATTTCAAAGACTAGGTTTAATGATCAACTTAAAAACACTATACTGATACCTAACACTCCAGATGCTACAAGTATATTCTATATCAATATTAAAAATCCTGGGGAAAACATTATGGCAGGTAATACTCCTGCATTACCCACTTCTGAGTGGCCTTTAACTGAAAGTGCAAAAGCAATTAAACGACATTTAGATCAACCTTCATCTTATAAAAATTCTGGAGTAATTGATCATGTATATAAAAATTATCAAGGAGTAGCTGTTATTGGTGCATGGAAATGGTTAGATAACTTGGGCTTCGGAATTATTTCTGAAGAATACGCAGAGGATTCGTTGGATATTATCCCAAAGTTAGATTTACTTTTTATTATTCTATATATCATTATTGCAGGCTTACTTTTTGTACTTTATAATTCCAACATTACTTTACTTCGTTACAATAAAAAAATTAATCAACTTCATCAATTGGGTCAATATAAACTCTTAGATAAAATTGGTGAGGGTGGTTTTGGTGAGGTATATAAAGCAGAGCATGTATTATTAAAAATGCCTGTAGCAATTAAACTTCTAAAGAAAGAAATCTCTAACGATGATAGTATCATGCGTTTTGAAAAAGAAGTAAAGATCACCTCTTCTTTAAAGCATCCCAATACTATAAAAGTATATGATTTTGGTAGGAGCCCTGAAGGCAATTTCTATTATGTAATGGAGTATATTAAAGGTATTACACTCTCTAAAGCTTTAGAAATTCAGCAACCTTTCCCTTTAGAAAGAGTTATTCATGTACTCTTACAGGTTTGTTACAGCTTACAAGAAGCACATAAAAATAACCTTGTACATAGAGATTTAAAACCTTTAAATATTCTACTCTCTCAACAAGGAGGTGCTTATGACCAAGTAAAATTGTTAGACTTTGGATTAGTAAAAAACCTGGAAAACCAAGATGAAGAAGTTACACAAATGCACAAAATTGGAGGAACACCAATGTTTATGGCTCCCGAAAGGTTAAGAGATCCGCTTAACAGTGACACCAAAGTTGATATTTATGCTTTAGGTGCTCTAGGATTATATATGTTAAGTGGAAAATTTTTAGTAGAACTAATTTCTCAGAAAGTAATGTCTGGAGAAGAAACCATACAGGGTAACTTTAGAGATATGCTAATTGATAGAAATGATGTACCAGATGATTTAAAAGAAATTCTACTAAAATGTATCCGTTTTGATCCATCTAAAAGGTTACAAACTGTTGATACTCTAATTGCTGTTTTAGAAGTACAAAATAAACTTCATCCTTGGAATCGAGAAGATGCTAAAGCTTGGTGGAAAACATATGATGTTTATTAA
- a CDS encoding sigma-70 family RNA polymerase sigma factor: MDKNEVSQLLNQLDLPQAKEKLYPLVYDNLHNIANNLFRRERSGHTLQPTLLVNEAYLNLVDQDKINWQGRTHFFAVGAQAIRRILVHHARSTNAQKRGSGAHKLELEEGIAFVPEKEGMVLDIHEGLEQLALVHERQAQVVELKFFGGLKMQEIADELGVSIKTIEVDWKVAKAWLKKFMKTDI; the protein is encoded by the coding sequence ATGGATAAAAATGAAGTATCACAATTATTAAATCAGTTAGATTTACCTCAAGCTAAAGAAAAGTTATATCCGTTAGTCTATGATAATTTACATAACATAGCAAATAATCTTTTCAGAAGAGAACGCAGTGGGCATACTTTGCAACCTACCCTATTAGTAAATGAAGCTTATTTAAACCTTGTAGATCAAGATAAAATTAATTGGCAAGGGCGTACACATTTTTTTGCTGTCGGTGCACAAGCTATTCGTCGTATTCTAGTACATCATGCAAGATCAACAAATGCACAAAAAAGGGGTTCTGGTGCACATAAATTAGAATTAGAAGAAGGTATTGCATTTGTGCCTGAAAAAGAAGGAATGGTATTAGATATACATGAAGGATTAGAACAACTTGCTTTAGTACACGAACGACAAGCACAAGTAGTTGAACTCAAATTTTTTGGTGGATTAAAAATGCAAGAAATAGCTGATGAACTTGGAGTATCTATCAAAACTATAGAAGTTGACTGGAAAGTGGCTAAGGCTTGGTTAAAAAAGTTTATGAAAACAGATATATAA